The stretch of DNA GTGGGGCTGGTGAGAAGCCAGAGCGAGCAGGTGGTTATCGAGCTGGTGAGCCTGAAGCGCTAGGCCCACCCCAGCGCCAGCCAGGCCCACACCCCCAGCGCAAACAAGGCTGCCAGGCCCAACAGCACCCGGAACACCCACACCAGATAGCCGGCCCCAAAAAAGAGTACGGCCCCCACCCCCGCCATCCAGGCTCCCGCCACCGAAAGATGGCGGGCCACGCCTTCCAGAAAGCCGGGGAAATCTATGCGAACGCGCATCAGGTTTTTGTCCAGGTTGGGGTCAATGGTCTGGTTGGCCAGGGTGAAGGCCAGCCAGGCCAGGAGTACGCCCAGTGCCACCAGGAGGCCGCCCAGGAGCTCGAGCCACAGGGTCGAAGCAGGCATCGCTTTCATACAGGATAGGATAGGGGAACCATGCCCTCCGTTGCTGCCCGCATCTTCGTTGTGCTGCTTCTGGCCTACTTTCTCTCCTACTTCTTTCGCGCGGTTAATGCGGTCATCTCCCCCGACCTGCGGCAGGATCTGGGGCTTTCCTCGGCCCAACTGGGGCTGATGACCAGCCTGTTCTACCTGACCTTCGCGCTGGCCCAACTCCCCCTGGGTTCGCTGCTGGACCGCTACGGCCCCCGCTTTGTACACCCCGCCCTGATGCTGGTGGGGGCCGGGGGCGCGCTCCTGTTTGCCAATGCCCAGGATTTCCTCACCCTTTCGGTGGGCCGGGCTTTGCTGGGCATCGGCTTTGCCGCCGCCTTGATGGGGGCTTTGAAAGCTTTTTCGCTGTGGTTTCCGGCCTCTCGCTACGCCAGCGTGAGCAGCCTGTATGTGGCGCTGGGGGCCTCGGGGGCCATTGCCGCCTCCTCGCCACTGGCCTGGCTCAAGGAGCAGATCGGCTGGCGGGGGGTCTTCGAGGGCGGGGCTTTGGTGATTGTGCTGGTAGCCCTGGTGGTGGTGCTGGGGGTTCGCAACGCTCCTAAAGGTGTTGCGCTTCCCCAAAGCACCCAGGCGGGCCATGCCGGGGTGATCTGGCGCAACCCCGACTTCTGGCGCATGGGCTGGCTCAACTTTATGGTGGGGGGCGGGTTTTTGGCCTGGCAGACCCTGTGGGGCGGCGACTTTCTGTTCAAGGTGCGGGGGATGGGGGGGCTCGAGGTGGGCGGTGTCCTCTTCGCTTTTTCGCTGGCCGCCGTTCTGGGCTTTTTGCTCTGCGGTCCCCTGGCCGACCGTTTGGGCCTGCCCAGGGTGCTGCTCTCGGCGGGCATCGCTTTCACGCTGGGGCCATTGCTGCTGGCCTTGTGGCCGCAGATGCCCCTGGCCCTCCTGTACGCGGTCTACCTGCTCATGGGCTTTACGGGTGCTTTTAACATTCTG from Meiothermus sp. CFH 77666 encodes:
- a CDS encoding MFS transporter, with the protein product MPSVAARIFVVLLLAYFLSYFFRAVNAVISPDLRQDLGLSSAQLGLMTSLFYLTFALAQLPLGSLLDRYGPRFVHPALMLVGAGGALLFANAQDFLTLSVGRALLGIGFAAALMGALKAFSLWFPASRYASVSSLYVALGASGAIAASSPLAWLKEQIGWRGVFEGGALVIVLVALVVVLGVRNAPKGVALPQSTQAGHAGVIWRNPDFWRMGWLNFMVGGGFLAWQTLWGGDFLFKVRGMGGLEVGGVLFAFSLAAVLGFLLCGPLADRLGLPRVLLSAGIAFTLGPLLLALWPQMPLALLYAVYLLMGFTGAFNILSLAQARLTFPTELTGRAVTAINFMGFMGVFLLQWGMGIVLGQSNYSTALLVWSALIALAIMAYLPLAKAPHRASSL